A DNA window from Kitasatospora atroaurantiaca contains the following coding sequences:
- a CDS encoding NAD-glutamate dehydrogenase, which yields MQTKLDAAKAELLTKAAAAAENSQVGGAAPGEGLSNGALTAYLHHYYLHTAPEDLVDRDPVDIYGAAASHYRLGLKRPQGTAEVRVYTPTVEENGWACGHTVVEVVTDDMPFLVDSVTNELTREDRGIHVVIHPQLAVRRDITGRLLEILDLDACSRSQAAGTDWPADAVVESWMHIEIDRETDREDLHSIEANLRRVLGDVREVVEDWSKMRDSALRLADELAEEPPAHLPEQEVGEAWELMRWLADDHFTFLGYREYDLAEHKGEEVLKAVPGTGLGVLRSDPLNHDTDHHPVSEAFGRLSAPVRAKAHEKKLLVLTKANSRATVHRPAYLDYVGVKKFDANGEPIGERRFLGLFSSAAYTESVTRIPVVRRKVQGVLGGSGFSSDSHDGRDLLQILETFPRDEIFQTPAEELLSIATSVLYLQERRRLRLFLRQDEYGRYFSALIYLPRDRYTTRIRERLTDILKTELNGDTIDYTIYSTESVLTRLHFVVRVAKGSELPQLTEAEIERIEAKLAEAARFWMDGFHDQLHIELGEEKAAELGRKYANAFPDGYRADFTARTAVSDLKQIESLHGEGDFRLNLYQPVGAGDDERRFKIYRVGGPISLTEVLPVLQRLGVEVLDEHPYALTRSDHTTAWVYDFGLKLREATGLSDAARERFQETFAATWTGKAENDRFNELVLTAGLTWRQAVVLRAYAKYLRQAGSTFSQDYMEDALLNNTHTTRLLVNLFEARLSPSHQLGAQELTEGIIEELSGALDEVVSLDEDRILRSFLHLIKATLRTNFFQHAGDGEWHDYVSMKFDPQAIPDLPAPRPAFEIWVYSPRVEGVHLRFGKVARGGLRWSDRREDFRTEILGLVKAQMVKNTVIVPVGAKGGFVAKQLPDPSVDRDAWLAEGIASYKTFISALLDITDNLKAGEVVHPVDVVRHDEDDTYLVVAADKGTATFSDIANGVAESYGFWLGDAFASGGSAGYDHKGMGITARGAWESVKRNFRELGVDTQSEDFSVVGIGDMSGDVFGNGMLLSEHIRLVAAFDHRHIFLDPNPDAAVSYAERRRLFDLPRSSWDDYDKSLISAGGGVFPRSAKAIQLSPQVRERLGIEQSKLTPAELMKAILQAPVDLFWNGGIGTYVKASTETNAEVGDKANDAIRVDGGQVRARVIGEGGNLGCTQLGRIEYAAAGGPEGTGGWINTDAIDNSAGVDTSDHEVNIKILLNQVVADGDMTVKQRNALLAEMTDEVGQLVLRNNYAQNVVLANAVAQASSMVNVHARMINRLEADGQLDRALEFLPAEKQIRERQQAGRGLSQPELSVLLAYTKITLAEELLATSLPDDPYFRSTLHEYFPSALRARFADAIDRHPLRREIITTLIVNDTINRGGCTFAFRLREETGATYEEIARTHTAARAVFGLEQIWDEVEGLDNKVSARIQTRMRLHSRRLVERATRWMLNNRRQPLDIAATIEFFHDRVNLVWDSLPKPLRGEDLAWFESVYQELAAAGVPDTLANRIAGLSSTFPTLDIVQVADRSGGEVTEVAELYYDLADRLQITHLLDRIIELPRTDRWSSMARAAIREDLFAAHAALTADILACGPEGAAPEERYEAWAELNSTLLSRAKTTLDDIRGSDNYELSSLSVAMRVIRTLLRTGSMG from the coding sequence ATGCAGACCAAGCTGGACGCAGCCAAGGCCGAACTGCTCACGAAGGCAGCAGCAGCCGCTGAGAACAGCCAGGTGGGGGGAGCGGCGCCAGGAGAGGGTCTGAGCAACGGTGCTCTGACCGCGTACCTGCACCACTACTACCTCCACACCGCGCCCGAGGACCTGGTCGACCGCGATCCGGTCGACATCTACGGCGCGGCCGCCTCCCACTACCGGCTCGGGCTCAAGCGCCCGCAGGGCACCGCCGAGGTCCGGGTGTACACCCCGACCGTCGAGGAGAACGGCTGGGCCTGCGGTCACACCGTGGTCGAGGTCGTCACCGACGACATGCCCTTCCTGGTCGACTCGGTCACCAACGAGCTGACCCGCGAGGACCGCGGCATCCACGTCGTCATCCACCCCCAGCTGGCCGTACGCCGTGACATCACCGGCAGGCTGCTGGAGATCCTGGACCTCGACGCCTGCTCCCGCAGCCAGGCCGCCGGCACCGACTGGCCGGCCGACGCGGTGGTCGAGTCCTGGATGCACATCGAGATCGACCGTGAGACGGACCGCGAGGACCTCCACTCGATCGAGGCCAACCTGCGCCGCGTGCTCGGCGACGTCCGCGAGGTCGTCGAGGACTGGTCCAAGATGCGCGACAGCGCGCTCCGGCTCGCCGACGAGCTCGCCGAGGAGCCCCCGGCCCACCTGCCCGAGCAGGAGGTCGGCGAGGCCTGGGAGCTGATGCGCTGGCTCGCCGACGACCACTTCACCTTCCTCGGCTACCGCGAGTACGACCTGGCCGAGCACAAGGGCGAGGAGGTCCTGAAGGCCGTCCCCGGGACCGGCCTGGGCGTCCTGCGCTCCGACCCGCTCAACCACGACACCGACCACCACCCGGTCAGCGAGGCCTTCGGCCGCCTGTCCGCCCCCGTCCGGGCCAAGGCGCACGAGAAGAAGCTGCTCGTCCTGACCAAGGCCAACAGCCGCGCGACCGTGCACCGCCCGGCCTACCTGGACTACGTCGGCGTCAAGAAGTTCGACGCCAACGGCGAGCCGATCGGCGAGCGCCGCTTCCTCGGGCTGTTCTCCTCCGCCGCGTACACCGAGTCCGTCACCCGCATCCCGGTGGTCCGCCGCAAGGTCCAGGGAGTCCTGGGCGGCTCCGGCTTCAGCAGCGACAGCCACGACGGCCGCGACCTGCTGCAGATCCTGGAGACCTTCCCCCGGGACGAGATCTTCCAGACCCCGGCCGAAGAACTGCTCTCCATCGCGACCAGCGTGCTCTACCTGCAGGAGCGCCGCCGGCTGCGGCTGTTCCTGCGCCAGGACGAGTACGGGCGCTACTTCTCCGCGCTGATCTACCTGCCGCGCGACCGCTACACCACCCGCATCCGCGAGCGCCTGACGGACATCCTCAAGACGGAGCTCAACGGGGACACGATCGACTACACGATCTACTCCACCGAGTCCGTCCTGACCCGTCTGCACTTCGTCGTCCGGGTCGCCAAGGGCAGCGAGCTCCCGCAGCTCACCGAGGCCGAGATCGAGCGGATCGAGGCCAAGCTGGCCGAGGCCGCCCGGTTCTGGATGGACGGCTTCCACGACCAGCTGCACATCGAGCTGGGCGAGGAGAAGGCCGCCGAGCTCGGCCGCAAGTACGCCAACGCCTTCCCGGACGGCTACCGCGCCGACTTCACCGCCCGCACCGCCGTCTCCGACCTCAAGCAGATCGAGTCCCTGCACGGCGAGGGCGACTTCCGGCTGAACCTCTACCAGCCGGTCGGCGCCGGCGACGACGAGCGCCGCTTCAAGATCTACCGCGTCGGCGGCCCGATCTCGCTCACCGAGGTCCTGCCGGTCCTCCAGCGCCTGGGCGTCGAGGTGCTCGACGAGCACCCGTACGCGCTCACCCGCTCCGACCACACCACCGCCTGGGTGTACGACTTCGGGCTCAAGCTGCGCGAGGCCACCGGGCTGAGCGACGCGGCCCGCGAGCGCTTCCAGGAGACCTTCGCGGCCACCTGGACGGGCAAGGCCGAGAACGACCGCTTCAACGAGCTCGTCCTCACCGCCGGGCTGACCTGGCGTCAGGCCGTGGTGCTGCGCGCCTACGCCAAGTACCTCCGCCAGGCCGGGAGCACCTTCTCCCAGGACTACATGGAGGACGCGCTCCTCAACAACACCCACACCACCCGGCTGCTGGTCAACCTCTTCGAGGCCCGCCTGAGCCCCAGCCACCAGCTGGGCGCGCAGGAGCTGACCGAGGGCATCATCGAGGAGCTGTCCGGCGCGCTCGACGAGGTCGTCTCGCTGGACGAGGACCGCATCCTGCGCTCCTTCCTGCACCTGATCAAGGCCACCCTGCGGACCAACTTCTTCCAGCACGCCGGTGACGGCGAGTGGCACGACTACGTGTCGATGAAGTTCGACCCGCAGGCCATCCCGGACCTGCCGGCGCCGCGCCCGGCCTTCGAGATCTGGGTCTACTCGCCCCGGGTCGAGGGCGTGCACCTGCGCTTCGGCAAGGTCGCGCGTGGCGGTCTGCGCTGGTCCGACCGCCGCGAGGACTTCCGGACCGAGATCCTCGGCCTGGTCAAGGCCCAGATGGTCAAGAACACCGTCATCGTCCCGGTCGGCGCCAAGGGCGGCTTCGTCGCCAAGCAGCTCCCGGACCCGTCGGTGGACCGCGACGCGTGGCTGGCCGAGGGCATCGCCTCGTACAAGACCTTCATCTCGGCGCTGCTCGACATCACCGACAACCTGAAGGCCGGCGAGGTCGTCCACCCCGTCGACGTGGTCCGCCACGACGAGGACGACACCTACCTGGTGGTCGCCGCCGACAAGGGCACCGCGACCTTCTCGGACATCGCCAACGGCGTCGCCGAGTCGTACGGCTTCTGGCTGGGCGATGCCTTCGCCTCCGGCGGCTCCGCCGGGTACGACCACAAGGGCATGGGCATCACCGCCCGCGGCGCCTGGGAGTCCGTCAAGCGAAACTTCCGCGAGCTGGGCGTCGACACCCAGAGCGAGGACTTCAGCGTCGTCGGCATCGGCGACATGTCCGGTGACGTCTTCGGCAACGGCATGCTGCTCAGCGAGCACATCCGCCTGGTCGCCGCCTTCGACCACCGGCACATCTTCCTGGACCCGAACCCGGACGCCGCCGTCTCGTACGCCGAGCGCCGCCGGCTCTTCGACCTGCCGCGCAGCTCCTGGGACGACTACGACAAGTCGCTGATCTCGGCCGGCGGCGGGGTCTTCCCGCGCAGTGCCAAGGCGATCCAGCTCTCCCCGCAGGTGCGCGAGCGCCTCGGCATCGAGCAGTCCAAGCTCACCCCGGCCGAGCTGATGAAGGCCATCCTTCAGGCGCCCGTCGACCTGTTCTGGAACGGCGGCATCGGCACCTACGTCAAGGCCTCCACCGAGACCAACGCCGAGGTCGGCGACAAGGCCAACGACGCGATCCGCGTCGACGGCGGCCAGGTCCGCGCCCGCGTCATCGGCGAGGGCGGCAACCTCGGCTGCACCCAGCTCGGCCGCATCGAGTACGCGGCGGCGGGCGGCCCCGAGGGCACCGGCGGCTGGATCAACACCGACGCCATCGACAACTCGGCCGGCGTGGACACCTCGGACCACGAGGTGAACATCAAGATCCTGCTCAACCAGGTGGTCGCCGACGGCGACATGACGGTCAAGCAGCGCAACGCCCTGCTCGCCGAGATGACCGACGAGGTCGGACAGCTCGTCCTGCGCAACAACTACGCGCAGAACGTGGTGCTGGCCAACGCCGTCGCCCAGGCGAGCAGCATGGTCAACGTGCACGCCCGCATGATCAACCGCCTGGAGGCGGACGGGCAGCTCGACCGGGCCCTGGAGTTCCTGCCCGCCGAGAAGCAGATCCGCGAGCGTCAGCAGGCCGGGCGCGGGCTCTCCCAGCCCGAGCTGTCCGTGCTGCTCGCGTACACGAAGATCACGCTGGCCGAGGAGCTGCTCGCCACCTCGCTGCCCGACGACCCCTACTTCCGCAGCACACTGCACGAGTACTTCCCGTCGGCGCTGCGGGCGCGCTTCGCGGACGCGATCGACCGGCACCCGCTGCGCCGGGAGATCATCACCACCCTGATCGTCAACGACACGATCAACCGCGGTGGCTGCACCTTCGCCTTCCGCCTCCGCGAGGAGACCGGGGCGACGTACGAGGAGATCGCCCGCACCCACACGGCGGCCCGCGCGGTCTTCGGCCTGGAGCAGATCTGGGACGAGGTCGAGGGCCTGGACAACAAGGTGTCGGCCCGGATCCAGACCAGGATGCGGCTGCACTCCCGCCGGCTGGTCGAGCGGGCCACCCGCTGGATGCTCAACAACCGGCGCCAGCCGCTGGACATCGCCGCCACCATCGAGTTCTTCCACGACCGGGTCAACCTGGTCTGGGACAGCCTGCCCAAGCCGCTCCGCGGCGAGGACCTGGCCTGGTTCGAGTCGGTCTACCAGGAGCTCGCGGCGGCCGGAGTGCCGGACACCCTGGCCAACCGGATCGCGGGCCTCTCCTCGACCTTCCCGACCCTCGACATCGTCCAGGTCGCGGACCGCTCGGGCGGCGAGGTCACCGAGGTCGCGGAGCTGTACTACGACCTGGCCGACCGCCTGCAGATCACCCACCTGCTGGACCGGATCATCGAGCTGCCGCGCACCGACCGGTGGTCCTCGATGGCCCGCGCGGCCATCCGCGAGGACCTCTTCGCGGCCCACGCGGCGCTCACGGCCGACATCCTGGCCTGCGGCCCCGAGGGCGCCGCGCCCGAGGAGCGCTACGAGGCCTGGGCGGAGCTCAACTCCACCCTGCTCAGCCGGGCGAAGACCACCCTCGACGACATAAGAGGCTCGGACAACTACGAGCTGTCCAGCCTCTCCGTCGCGATGCGCGTGATCCGTACCCTGCTGCGGACGGGCTCGATGGGCTGA
- a CDS encoding metallophosphoesterase family protein, with amino-acid sequence MVERTGEGRLLAVSDLHISYEANREIVRELRPTSPDDWLLVAGDVAERVEDVEWALGLLASRFAQVVWAPGNHELWTHNSDPVRLRGVARYERLVEVCRGLGVLTPEDPYPVWDGVGGPVRVAPLFVLYDYTFRPPGTASKEEGLAYAQRTGVVCADEFMLHPDPYPSREAWCAARVELTARRLAECPPGVPLVLVNHYPLVRDPTRVLRFPEFAQWCGTEATGDWHRRFPVAAVVYGHLHIPRTTWHDGVRFEEVSLGYPREWRSRAPGRPLLREILPVGDADPVRS; translated from the coding sequence ATGGTGGAGCGCACGGGCGAGGGCCGGCTGCTGGCCGTCAGCGACCTGCACATCTCGTACGAGGCCAACCGGGAGATCGTCCGCGAGCTGCGGCCCACGTCACCGGACGACTGGCTGCTGGTCGCGGGCGACGTGGCGGAGCGGGTGGAGGACGTCGAGTGGGCCCTGGGCCTGCTCGCCTCGCGCTTCGCCCAGGTGGTCTGGGCGCCCGGCAACCACGAGCTCTGGACCCACAACAGCGATCCGGTCCGGCTGCGCGGCGTGGCCAGGTACGAGCGGCTGGTGGAGGTCTGCCGGGGCCTGGGCGTGCTCACCCCGGAGGACCCGTACCCGGTCTGGGACGGAGTCGGCGGGCCGGTCCGGGTGGCACCGCTGTTCGTGCTGTACGACTACACCTTCCGGCCGCCGGGCACGGCCTCCAAGGAGGAGGGCCTGGCGTACGCGCAGCGCACCGGCGTGGTGTGCGCCGACGAGTTCATGCTGCACCCGGATCCGTACCCGAGCCGGGAGGCCTGGTGCGCCGCGAGGGTGGAGCTCACGGCCCGGCGGCTCGCGGAGTGCCCGCCCGGGGTGCCGCTGGTGCTGGTCAACCACTATCCGCTGGTGCGGGACCCCACCCGGGTGCTGCGCTTCCCCGAGTTCGCCCAGTGGTGCGGCACCGAGGCCACGGGGGACTGGCACCGCCGGTTCCCGGTGGCGGCGGTGGTCTACGGGCACCTGCACATCCCGCGCACCACCTGGCACGACGGTGTGCGCTTCGAGGAGGTCTCGCTCGGGTATCCGCGGGAGTGGCGCAGCCGGGCCCCCGGTCGTCCGCTGCTGCGCGAGATCCTGCCGGTCGGGGACGCCGATCCTGTCAGGAGCTGA
- the pruA gene encoding L-glutamate gamma-semialdehyde dehydrogenase, which translates to MDAVTQVPVPSNEPVHTYAPGSPERERLERRLDELAAEQIPLPMTIAGEQRFGGGERVDVVQPHHHAAKLGVLGHATREDARLAVDAALAAAPGWRSLSFDDRAAVFLRAADLLAGPWRQTLNAATMLGQSKTVQQAEIDSACELIDFWRFNVHFARQILADQPQSSPGVWNRTDHRPLEGFVYAITPFNFTAIAGNLPTAPALMGNTVVWKPSPTQTLSAFYLMRVLEAAGLPPGVINMVTGDGQQLSQVALADPALAGLHFTGSTGTFQALWRTIGANIGSYRSYPRIVGETGGKDFLLAHRSADPEILRTAMIRGAFEYQGQKCSALSRAYLPRSLWQRIRDDFLAEVDALTVGDVTDLSNFMGALIDARAYAKSTAAIERAKQDPAVELAAGGQYDDAIGWFVRPTVLVSSDHGNEMFRTEYFGPILAVHVYEDAGWEEALARVDSGSPYGLTGAVFAQDRFAIAQAVEQLRFAAGNFYINDKPTGAVVGQQPFGGGRASGTNDKAGAAQNLLRWTSARSIKETFVPPTDHRYPHMG; encoded by the coding sequence ATCGACGCGGTGACACAGGTGCCGGTCCCCAGCAACGAGCCTGTGCACACGTACGCGCCCGGCAGCCCGGAACGCGAGCGGCTCGAGCGGAGGCTGGACGAGCTGGCCGCCGAACAGATCCCGCTGCCGATGACGATCGCGGGGGAGCAGCGCTTCGGCGGTGGCGAACGGGTCGACGTCGTCCAGCCGCACCACCACGCCGCCAAGCTGGGGGTCCTCGGCCATGCCACCCGCGAGGACGCCAGGCTGGCCGTGGACGCGGCGCTCGCGGCGGCACCCGGGTGGCGCTCACTCTCCTTCGACGACCGGGCGGCCGTCTTCCTCCGGGCGGCCGACCTGCTGGCGGGGCCCTGGCGGCAGACGCTGAACGCGGCCACCATGCTCGGCCAGTCCAAGACCGTCCAGCAGGCCGAGATCGACTCGGCCTGCGAGCTGATCGACTTCTGGCGCTTCAACGTGCACTTCGCCCGGCAGATCCTGGCCGACCAGCCGCAGTCCTCCCCCGGGGTGTGGAACCGCACCGACCACCGGCCGCTGGAGGGCTTCGTCTACGCGATCACGCCGTTCAACTTCACCGCGATCGCGGGGAACCTGCCGACCGCGCCGGCGCTGATGGGCAACACGGTGGTCTGGAAGCCCTCGCCCACCCAGACTCTCTCCGCCTTCTACCTGATGCGGGTGCTGGAGGCGGCCGGGCTGCCACCCGGGGTGATCAACATGGTGACCGGGGACGGGCAGCAGCTGTCCCAGGTGGCGCTGGCCGACCCGGCGCTGGCCGGTCTGCACTTCACCGGATCGACCGGGACGTTCCAGGCGCTGTGGAGGACCATCGGCGCCAACATCGGCTCCTACCGGTCGTACCCGCGGATCGTCGGCGAGACCGGCGGCAAGGACTTCCTGCTCGCGCACCGCTCGGCCGATCCGGAGATCCTGAGGACGGCCATGATCAGGGGCGCCTTCGAGTACCAGGGCCAGAAGTGCTCGGCGCTGTCCCGGGCGTACCTGCCGCGCAGCCTCTGGCAGAGGATCAGGGACGACTTCCTGGCCGAGGTCGACGCGCTCACCGTCGGCGATGTCACCGACCTCTCCAACTTCATGGGCGCGCTGATCGACGCCCGTGCCTACGCCAAGAGCACCGCCGCGATCGAACGGGCCAAGCAGGACCCGGCCGTGGAGCTGGCGGCGGGCGGCCAGTACGACGACGCCATCGGCTGGTTCGTCCGGCCGACGGTCCTGGTCTCCTCGGACCACGGCAACGAGATGTTCCGGACCGAGTACTTCGGGCCGATTCTCGCCGTCCACGTCTACGAGGACGCCGGCTGGGAGGAGGCGTTGGCCCGGGTCGACTCGGGATCGCCGTACGGGCTGACCGGCGCGGTGTTCGCGCAGGACCGCTTCGCGATCGCCCAGGCCGTCGAGCAACTCCGCTTCGCCGCGGGCAACTTCTACATCAACGACAAGCCGACCGGCGCGGTGGTCGGGCAGCAGCCCTTCGGCGGCGGGCGGGCCTCGGGGACCAACGACAAGGCGGGCGCGGCGCAGAACCTGCTGCGCTGGACCTCGGCGCGCTCGATCAAGGAGACCTTCGTGCCGCCGACCGACCACCGCTACCCGCACATGGGCTGA
- a CDS encoding HAD family hydrolase, with protein MRTHIVWDWNGTLLHDMEAVVAASNAAFATLGMAPITVERYRELYCFPIPKFYELLLGRVPSRSEWEVLDATFQEHYSELSVSCGLTAGARELLAEWVAAGRSQSLLSMHEHHRLVPQVRAHGIERHFVRVDGRVGTSEGEGKSVYLQRHLEALGAVVDPRRTVLIGDAADDGMAALAAGARAVLYTGGSHTRAKLEPLGVPVVDSLAEAVELAEQLVA; from the coding sequence GTGCGTACTCACATCGTCTGGGACTGGAACGGCACGCTGCTGCACGACATGGAGGCAGTGGTCGCCGCGAGCAATGCCGCCTTCGCGACGCTCGGCATGGCGCCGATCACGGTCGAGCGCTACCGCGAGCTGTACTGCTTCCCGATCCCGAAGTTCTACGAGCTGCTGCTCGGCCGGGTGCCCAGCCGGAGTGAGTGGGAGGTACTCGACGCGACCTTCCAGGAGCACTACAGCGAGCTGAGCGTCTCCTGCGGTCTGACGGCGGGCGCGCGCGAGCTGCTGGCGGAGTGGGTCGCGGCGGGGCGGAGCCAGTCGCTGCTCTCGATGCACGAGCACCACAGGCTGGTCCCGCAGGTGCGCGCGCACGGGATCGAGAGGCACTTCGTCCGGGTGGACGGCCGGGTCGGCACCTCCGAGGGCGAGGGGAAGAGCGTCTACCTGCAGCGTCATCTGGAAGCCCTCGGCGCCGTGGTGGACCCGCGCCGCACCGTGCTGATCGGTGACGCCGCGGACGACGGGATGGCCGCGCTGGCCGCCGGGGCCAGGGCCGTGCTGTACACCGGCGGTTCGCACACCCGGGCGAAGCTGGAGCCGCTCGGCGTCCCCGTGGTGGACAGCCTCGCCGAGGCGGTGGAGCTCGCGGAGCAGCTCGTGGCGTGA
- a CDS encoding DUF6912 family protein, whose product MRVYVPTTLNGLAAAHPGGVLDQSVAYAVTPALREWYVSDDLEELEYAALNRAAQASLRLLAEDQAAPRRRVVVAVEVADSAVAPFAGDEYQDQGSLGRVVLKGPLPLAKAAAVHADVEDADVTGEIAAAAEAIAAADKGDSDAQFTVDGAEDHELLWFATQEIPALLG is encoded by the coding sequence ATGCGCGTGTACGTGCCCACCACCTTGAACGGCCTGGCGGCGGCGCACCCGGGCGGTGTCCTGGACCAGTCGGTGGCCTACGCCGTGACACCCGCGCTGCGCGAGTGGTACGTCAGCGACGACCTGGAGGAGCTGGAGTACGCGGCGCTCAACCGGGCCGCCCAGGCCTCGCTGCGGCTGCTCGCCGAGGACCAGGCGGCTCCCCGCCGCCGGGTGGTGGTCGCGGTCGAGGTGGCGGACTCCGCGGTGGCGCCGTTCGCCGGTGACGAGTACCAGGACCAGGGCTCGCTCGGCCGGGTGGTGCTGAAGGGCCCGCTCCCGCTGGCCAAGGCCGCCGCCGTGCACGCCGACGTGGAGGACGCGGACGTGACCGGCGAGATCGCGGCCGCCGCCGAGGCGATCGCGGCCGCGGACAAGGGCGACAGCGACGCCCAGTTCACCGTGGACGGGGCGGAGGACCACGAGCTGCTCTGGTTCGCGACGCAGGAGATCCCCGCTCTCCTTGGCTGA
- a CDS encoding patatin-like phospholipase family protein produces MVTQASTQASSGEGLLASRDGVRRGLVLGGGGMLGAAWTVGALCAVEEATGWQPGEAEVILGTSAGSILGTMLAAGVRSEELRDHQRGLPVVTGPLAGVEFDYDTAAGGALPPRPRPGIGSPGLLRDAVRHPSEYPFLTMVSAVVPTGRGSVAPVGELVRGLMGSDGWPAGSGLRVAAVDYRTGRRVTFGDPEAPAAEVAEAVMASCAIPGWFAPVNVNGSQYVDGGCWSATNVDLMVGRGLDEVYVLAPMALRLHPAGRAETGRGTVAALREWRARDRPKGVLAQLVSRYRRAVTRQMLREARILRAAGTRVQLLAPTLEDLAVMGPNMMDPARRGDVLETALRTSRAALAASR; encoded by the coding sequence ATGGTGACTCAGGCTTCGACCCAGGCTTCGAGCGGCGAGGGCCTGCTGGCATCGCGCGACGGCGTACGGCGCGGACTGGTGCTGGGCGGGGGCGGCATGCTCGGTGCGGCCTGGACGGTCGGGGCGCTGTGCGCGGTCGAGGAGGCCACGGGATGGCAGCCGGGGGAGGCCGAGGTGATCCTCGGGACCTCGGCGGGATCGATCCTGGGCACCATGCTGGCCGCCGGTGTGCGGTCCGAGGAGTTGCGGGACCACCAGCGCGGCCTGCCGGTCGTCACCGGCCCGCTGGCCGGGGTGGAGTTCGACTACGACACCGCCGCCGGTGGTGCGCTGCCGCCCCGCCCCCGGCCCGGGATCGGCTCGCCGGGTCTGCTGAGGGACGCCGTACGGCACCCGAGCGAGTACCCCTTCCTGACCATGGTCTCCGCCGTCGTGCCGACCGGACGCGGCTCGGTCGCACCGGTCGGCGAGCTGGTGCGCGGCCTGATGGGATCGGACGGCTGGCCGGCCGGGTCCGGACTGCGGGTGGCGGCCGTGGACTACCGGACGGGCCGCCGGGTGACCTTCGGCGACCCCGAGGCGCCGGCCGCCGAGGTGGCCGAGGCGGTGATGGCCTCCTGCGCGATCCCGGGCTGGTTCGCCCCGGTGAACGTGAACGGCAGCCAGTACGTCGACGGCGGCTGCTGGTCGGCCACCAACGTGGACCTGATGGTGGGCCGTGGCCTGGACGAGGTGTACGTGCTCGCGCCGATGGCGCTGCGCCTGCACCCGGCCGGGCGGGCCGAGACGGGGCGCGGGACGGTCGCCGCACTGCGGGAGTGGCGGGCCAGGGACCGGCCGAAGGGCGTGCTGGCCCAGCTGGTCAGCCGCTACCGCCGGGCGGTGACGCGCCAGATGCTGCGCGAGGCCCGGATCCTGCGGGCGGCCGGCACCCGGGTGCAGCTGCTCGCGCCGACGCTGGAGGACCTGGCAGTGATGGGCCCCAACATGATGGACCCGGCCCGCCGTGGCGACGTCCTGGAGACGGCGCTGCGGACCAGCCGGGCCGCCCTGGCGGCCAGTCGGTGA
- a CDS encoding Rv3235 family protein, with translation MVETAAVRHLTALHAPRVRPLVHATGHPHARRPARTPHPHPCAPAPAEPRRPRHPRAACAPAHGGHGELATRFAHRLVEVLTGLRPAGQLQRHTTVPGYQQLTALVRSGPLRPRGRVTGHRLGRVYDSAPVPGALEVCVRVEFGPRHHMVAFRLEQHRRTEQWQCAAVEAR, from the coding sequence ATGGTCGAGACCGCAGCCGTACGGCACCTCACCGCGCTGCACGCCCCGCGCGTCCGCCCCCTGGTGCACGCCACCGGACACCCGCACGCCCGCCGCCCGGCCCGTACGCCGCACCCGCACCCCTGTGCGCCCGCGCCCGCCGAGCCCCGCCGCCCCCGGCACCCGCGCGCCGCCTGCGCCCCGGCCCACGGCGGCCACGGCGAGCTCGCCACCCGGTTCGCGCACCGCCTGGTCGAGGTCCTCACCGGCCTGCGCCCGGCCGGGCAGCTCCAGCGCCACACCACCGTCCCCGGGTACCAGCAGCTCACCGCCCTGGTCCGGAGCGGCCCGCTGCGCCCGCGCGGCCGGGTGACCGGTCACCGGCTCGGGCGGGTCTACGACTCGGCACCGGTGCCCGGTGCGCTGGAGGTGTGTGTCCGGGTGGAGTTCGGGCCGCGCCACCACATGGTCGCCTTCCGCCTTGAACAACACCGGCGGACCGAGCAGTGGCAGTGCGCCGCCGTCGAAGCGCGCTGA